From the genome of Chelonia mydas isolate rCheMyd1 chromosome 2, rCheMyd1.pri.v2, whole genome shotgun sequence, one region includes:
- the ADHFE1 gene encoding hydroxyacid-oxoacid transhydrogenase, mitochondrial isoform X3, producing the protein MAVSNIRYGEGVTKEVGMDLQNLGARKVCVMTDKNLCQLPPVKAVLNSLTKNRITFQMYDDVRVEPTDQSFMDAITFAKKGEFDAYVAVGGGSVIDTCKAANLYASSPESDFLDYVNAPIGKGKSVTVPLKPLIAVPTTAGTGSETTGIAIFDYKELKVKTGIASRAIKPTLGMIDPLHTLHMPERVVANSGFDVLCHALEAYTALPYKMRSPCPSNPINRPAYQGSNPISDVWAVHALRIVAKYLKRAVRMPGDHEARANMHLASAFAGIGFGNAGVHLCHGMSYPISGLVKSYKAKDYNVDHPLVPHGLSVVLTSPAVFTFTAEMCPERHLEAAEILGADIRTAKIKDAGLILADTLRKFLFDLNVDDGLAAIGYSKADIPALVRGTLPQERVTKLSPRPQTEEELSALFEASMKLY; encoded by the exons GACCTGCAGAATCTGGGTGCTAGAAAAGTTTGTGTAATGACAGATAAGAACCTCTGCCAGCTCCCTCCAGTAAAAGCAGTATTGAATTCCTTGACAAAAAATAGAATCACTTTTCAAATGTATGATGATGTCCGGGTGGAGCCAACTGATCAGAG TTTCATGGATGCCATCACATTTGCTAAAAAGGGGGAGTTTGATGCCTATGTTGCCGTGGGCGGTGGTTCTGTAATAGACACTTGTAAAGCTGCCAACCTGTATGCATCCAGTCCTGAATCAGATTTCTTAGATTACGTCAATGCTCCCATTGGAAAAGGAAAGTCTGTTACTGTGCCTCTCAAGCCACTCATTGCAG TTCCCACAACAGCTGGAACTGGAAGTGAAACCACTGGCATTGCCATTTTTGACTACAAAGAACTAAAAGTAAAAACTG GCATTGCTTCTAGAGCCATTAAGCCCACATTGGGTATGATTGATCCTTTGCATACGCTCCATATGCCAGAGCGAGTAGTAGCCAACAGTGGCTTTGATGTGCTTTG TCACGCACTAGAAGCGTACACTGCTCTTCCTTACAAGATGCGCAGTCCCTGCCCTTCAAATCCAATCAACCGGCCTGCTTACCAAGGCAGCAACCCTATCAGTGATGTCTGGGCTGTCCATGCACTGCGCATTGTGGCAAAGTATTTGAAAAG AGCTGTCAGAATGCCAGGTGATCATGAAGCAAGGGCTAACATGCACCTAGCAAGTGCTTTTGCTGGCATCGGCTTTGGAAATGCTGGTGTTCATCTTTG ccaTGGAATGTCTTACCCTATTTCTGGCTtggtgaagagttacaaagcaaAGGATTATAATGTTGATCATCCTCTGGTG cCACATGGTCTTTCTGTGGTACTCACCTCCCCAGCAGTGTTTACTTTCACAGCAGAGATGTGCCCTGAACGGCACTTGGAGGCTGCAGAGATACTGG GAGCTGACATCCGCACTGCCAAAATCAAAGATGCTGGGCTTATTTTGGCAGACACACTCCGGAAATTCTTATTTGATCTGAATGTTGATGATGGCTTAGCTGCAATTGGTTATTCTAAAGCAGATATCCCTGCTTTAGTCAGAGGCACTCTCCCTCAG GAAAGAGTGACTAAACTATCACCTCGTCCCCAGACGGAAGAAGAGCTATCTGCCCTGTTTGAGGCATCCATGAAACTTTATtag